The genomic window CATGGGCAGGTTGATCTGGTTGCGATAGGCCGCATCCAGCACGGTTTCGCCGTCGTTGCAGGTGATGAAACGGGTAACGCCGTCTTCAAAGTTGAGGGCAATGTTGTAACTCATAATGCTTTCCCCACCTGTTAAAGGTGATAGATATCAATCACCTGATTGATGTAGTCGTTGTTCAGAATCACCTTTTTCTCGGTGATCACCGGCTGCTCGCCGCTGGTGTCCAGGGTGTAGAAGGAGGTGCCGAAATAGGTCTCCGTCTTGTGGTAGCGGTGGCTGTGAGTCTGCCAGTTAAAGCGCAGCTTCACGGTGTGGCCCTGCTGCTCCAGGATTTCCAGGTTGCTGGTCAGGTGCGTGGTGCGCGGCTCGGGCAGTGAGCTGGCGCCGGAGCGCTCGGTCTTGATGCGGTACACCCGATCTTCCAGGCCTTCCCGGTTGGGGTAGTAGATCAGCGAGATCTCGGTCTGGGGGTCTTCGGTCAGCTTGTCCTCATCGTCCCAGGCGGGCATCCAATACACCGCCTCGGGGTGGTAGCAGGTCAGCCACTCGTCCCACTGGCGATCGTCCAGCAGGCGGGCTTCGCGAAAGACAAAGGCCTGGATCTGTTCAACGCTCATGCTCATGCGCAAGTCTCCTGTTCCTGAATGGAAATCAGCTGGGCGCGCTCGGTGTCGACCGCCTGCAGCATTTCTTTTACCCAGTGCTGGTGGTGGGTGACATACAGGCCCTCGTCTTCCGGCCTGGCGCCGCTCAGAATGGGCTGAAGGCCAATGCGCTCGGCACCCGCATCCGGGCCCTCAATCCAGTGGGCGGCGCCCCGGCTCATGTCGTTCCACTTCAGGCCGCTGGCCTCGTAGCCGTTCTGGCAGGCGCGGAATTCTTCCAGATCGTCCGGGGTGCCCATGCCGCTGACGTTGAAGAAGTCTTCATACTGGCGCAGGCGTTTGGCGCGATCCGCCGCCGGCTCGTTCTTCGGTGCCCAGCAGTAGATGGTGATTTCGGTCTTGTTAACGGAAATCGGGCGCAGCACTCGAATCTGGGTAGAGAACTGATCCATCAGATACACGTTGGGGTACAGGCACAGGTTCTTGGTGGTGTTGACGATGGCGTCGGCCCGGGCTTCGCCCAGCTCGCCCTGCAGCCGTTCCAGGTGGTTGAACACCGGACGTACCTGAGGATTGGTAAGCCGGGTCCACAGCATCATGTGGCCGTTTTCAAAGGAGTAGAAGCCGCCTTCGTTGGACCAGCTCTTGGCGTCCACCGCCTCGGTGCCGCCCTTGTCGTAGTTGCGCTGGCCCATGGTGGACAGGTAGTTCCAGTGCACCGTGCCCACGTGGTAGCCGTCGGCGCCGTTTTCGGCGGTCAGCTTCCAGTTGCCTTCATAGGTATAGGTGGAACTGCCGCGCAGGATTTCGAGACCGTCTTCCGCCTGATCGACCATGTTGTCGATGATCTTGGTGGTTTCACCCAGGTAGTCCTGCAGCGGCTGCACGTCGGCGCTCAGGCTGCCAAACAGAAAGCCGCGATAGGATTCGAATTTCGGCAGTTGTTTCAGATCGTGGGAGCCGTCGGTGCTGAAACCCTCGGGGTAGCCACCTTTCTTCTGATCCCGGGCCTTGAGCAGTTTGCCGTCGTTCTTGAAGGTCCAGCCGTGAAAGGGGCAGGTGAACGAGGCCTTGTTGCCACGCTTCTTGCGGCACAGGGTGGCGCCCCGGTGGGAGCAGGTGTTCAGCAGCGCGCGCAGTTCGCCGTCCTTGGTGCGGGTGATCACCACCGGCTGGCGACCCACCGTGGTGGTGTAGTAATCACCGGGATTTTCCACCTGGCTTTCGTGGGCCAGGTAGACCCAGTTGCCTTCAAAGATGTGCTTCATTTCCAGGTCAAACAGCGCCTGGTCGGTGAAGATGCCACGGTCGCAGCGGTAGTGGCCGGTTTGCGGATCGGCTTCCACCGCGCCACGGATTTTTTGTTCGAGTCGGTCGAGTTGGCGAGTCATGTCTCTCACTCCATGTGATGTTACTGCCCGGCCCGCCTGAAGCGGGCCGGCCGGCTGAGGCAGCCGTGTCAGGTTCAGGCGATGTCGTCTTCCAGGGCGCGCTTGCGCTCGTGGCGCTGCTGGTGCTCGGGCTTGTCGGACGCCACCAGCCGAATATTGAATTCCACTCGAGTGAACGGCTGGTTCAGGCCGTACTGCTCGGCGGCGCCCGCGTCGTCGATGCGCACGGCGTCGCACACCAGCTCTTCACGGGTGGCAAAGGCGAAGTCGTCGTAGGTGTATTCGTCACCGGCCAGGTTGATCTGGG from Oceanimonas doudoroffii includes these protein-coding regions:
- the benB gene encoding benzoate 1,2-dioxygenase small subunit; translation: MSMSVEQIQAFVFREARLLDDRQWDEWLTCYHPEAVYWMPAWDDEDKLTEDPQTEISLIYYPNREGLEDRVYRIKTERSGASSLPEPRTTHLTSNLEILEQQGHTVKLRFNWQTHSHRYHKTETYFGTSFYTLDTSGEQPVITEKKVILNNDYINQVIDIYHL
- a CDS encoding Rieske 2Fe-2S domain-containing protein; amino-acid sequence: MTRQLDRLEQKIRGAVEADPQTGHYRCDRGIFTDQALFDLEMKHIFEGNWVYLAHESQVENPGDYYTTTVGRQPVVITRTKDGELRALLNTCSHRGATLCRKKRGNKASFTCPFHGWTFKNDGKLLKARDQKKGGYPEGFSTDGSHDLKQLPKFESYRGFLFGSLSADVQPLQDYLGETTKIIDNMVDQAEDGLEILRGSSTYTYEGNWKLTAENGADGYHVGTVHWNYLSTMGQRNYDKGGTEAVDAKSWSNEGGFYSFENGHMMLWTRLTNPQVRPVFNHLERLQGELGEARADAIVNTTKNLCLYPNVYLMDQFSTQIRVLRPISVNKTEITIYCWAPKNEPAADRAKRLRQYEDFFNVSGMGTPDDLEEFRACQNGYEASGLKWNDMSRGAAHWIEGPDAGAERIGLQPILSGARPEDEGLYVTHHQHWVKEMLQAVDTERAQLISIQEQETCA